One Devosia lacusdianchii genomic window carries:
- a CDS encoding siderophore-interacting protein → MFHQATVLSRSHLTPGMVRLTFGGDGLAEFKTTGIGDEYLRLFFPNEKTGKLHLPVITEDGRWTYPDGQDAIRCSTYTVRRFRQESGEVDIDFVVHDGGLASEWAQRANPGDRITINNPRGLYTPPDDIVWQLLVADATGLPALSRLLEQTPRHVQSRVFVEVAEIEHEQVLPAHPGATVTWLHRSGNGVAPSRMGEVVRAVPLPATPGYVWVAGEQKVVRAIRKFVRQELKLAPERYELVGYWTANGEEWDAKWDALDPSIKARIDAAWDSDRDREEVRDEYEQTLEKLGL, encoded by the coding sequence ATGTTCCACCAAGCCACCGTCCTGTCCCGCAGCCATCTGACCCCCGGCATGGTGCGTCTGACCTTTGGCGGCGACGGCCTGGCCGAGTTCAAAACCACCGGCATCGGTGATGAATATCTGCGCCTGTTCTTCCCCAACGAGAAAACCGGCAAGCTGCATTTGCCTGTCATCACCGAGGACGGGCGCTGGACCTATCCCGACGGTCAGGACGCCATCCGCTGCTCGACCTATACCGTCCGCCGCTTCCGCCAGGAATCCGGCGAAGTGGATATCGACTTCGTCGTGCATGATGGTGGGCTGGCCAGCGAGTGGGCCCAGCGCGCCAATCCCGGCGATCGCATCACCATCAACAATCCGCGTGGCCTCTATACCCCGCCCGACGACATCGTCTGGCAATTGCTGGTCGCAGACGCCACCGGCCTGCCGGCGCTGTCACGCCTGCTGGAGCAGACGCCCAGGCACGTGCAGTCGCGGGTGTTTGTCGAGGTAGCCGAGATCGAGCACGAGCAGGTTCTGCCCGCCCATCCCGGCGCTACCGTTACCTGGCTGCACAGATCCGGCAATGGCGTTGCCCCCAGCCGCATGGGCGAGGTGGTTCGCGCCGTACCCCTGCCGGCGACGCCGGGCTATGTCTGGGTCGCTGGGGAGCAGAAGGTGGTGCGGGCCATCCGCAAATTCGTCCGCCAGGAGCTCAAGCTCGCGCCCGAGCGCTACGAACTCGTTGGCTATTGGACTGCCAATGGCGAAGAATGGGACGCCAAGTGGGACGCCCTCGACCCCTCCATCAAGGCCAGGATCGATGCTGCCTGGGATTCCGACCGCGACCGCGAGGAAGTGCGCGACGAGTATGAGCAGACGCTGGAAAAGCTCGGGCTCTAG
- a CDS encoding iron chelate uptake ABC transporter family permease subunit yields MTAAAVGISQSHEQTAATSQDLARQEEKRPGLAQSNAARFGWLLLALAVLLAVVVASIAIGSKDIPVSTVFEAIFAYDDSDDHAIIQALRMPRTVLGLLVGVALGMSGALIQALTRNPLADPGILGVNAGSAFFVVIAVGFFGVSSIQGYIWFAFFGAVVATLAVYAVGSVGRAGATPVRLTLAGVAIGAVLSGISSGITLLDPTTFDRLRQWGAGSLVAPGYETIWAVAPFIGIGLIIALAMARPLNAVALGDDLASALGANIVRTRAFVVVATTLLAGAATAAAGPIGFVGLMIPHVARWIVGPDQRWIFVFTVVLSPVLLLTADIVGRLVMRPGELQVGIVTAFIGAPVLIALARRRRVSGL; encoded by the coding sequence ATGACCGCCGCAGCGGTTGGCATAAGCCAGAGCCACGAACAGACAGCGGCGACGAGCCAGGATCTGGCCCGGCAGGAAGAGAAGCGCCCCGGCCTGGCCCAGTCCAACGCCGCCCGCTTCGGCTGGCTGCTGCTGGCGCTCGCCGTGCTGCTGGCCGTCGTGGTCGCCAGCATCGCTATCGGCTCCAAGGATATTCCGGTCTCCACCGTCTTCGAAGCCATCTTCGCCTATGATGATAGCGACGATCACGCCATCATCCAGGCCCTGCGCATGCCCCGCACCGTGCTTGGCCTGCTGGTCGGCGTCGCTCTGGGCATGTCCGGCGCATTGATCCAGGCGCTGACCCGCAACCCCCTGGCCGATCCCGGCATATTGGGGGTCAATGCCGGCTCGGCCTTCTTCGTCGTCATCGCCGTCGGCTTTTTCGGCGTCAGCTCGATCCAGGGCTATATCTGGTTCGCCTTTTTCGGTGCCGTTGTCGCCACGCTTGCCGTCTACGCCGTCGGGTCCGTCGGCCGCGCCGGGGCAACCCCCGTGCGCCTCACGCTTGCCGGCGTCGCCATCGGCGCGGTGCTATCAGGCATTTCTTCGGGCATCACCCTGCTCGATCCAACCACCTTCGACCGCCTGCGCCAATGGGGCGCCGGCTCGCTGGTGGCGCCGGGTTACGAAACCATATGGGCCGTCGCCCCCTTCATTGGCATCGGCCTTATCATCGCCCTGGCCATGGCGCGCCCACTTAATGCCGTGGCACTGGGCGACGATCTGGCTTCGGCCCTCGGCGCCAACATCGTCCGCACGCGCGCCTTTGTCGTGGTTGCGACCACTTTGCTGGCCGGCGCTGCGACGGCAGCCGCCGGGCCGATCGGTTTCGTCGGTCTCATGATCCCGCATGTCGCGCGCTGGATCGTCGGGCCGGACCAGCGCTGGATTTTCGTCTTTACTGTGGTGCTGTCGCCGGTGCTGCTGCTCACCGCCGATATCGTCGGCCGCCTGGTCATGCGTCCGGGTGAGCTGCAGGTGGGCATTGTGACCGCCTTTATCGGCGCCCCGGTACTGATCGCATTGGCGCGCCGCCGCCGGGTGAGCGGACTATGA
- a CDS encoding FecCD family ABC transporter permease: MSLIEQSKPIDFGRPVRAIRLFGDALSHRVDVRTVTVCLVLLALALAIALITLASGEYQVPLPDVVGALFGQAEGRVHMVVVEWRLPRTALALVLGAALGIGGAIFQSLTRNPLGSPDVIGFDAGAYSGALVIIILMQGGYYLVAGGALLGGLLTALLVCFLAYSRGVQGFRLIIVGIGVSAMLNSLNTWMLLRAKLEVAMAAAIWGAGSLNGLGLDRLGPATLVLAVLIPLALLMSRPMAQLELGDDAARALGVNAERTRLALLVLGVALTATVTATAGPIGFVALAAPQLARRITGSAGVAMLPAAAMGALLLAAADYLAQRAFAPTQLPVGIVTVSLGGVYFVWLLLREARRQ; encoded by the coding sequence ATGAGCCTCATCGAGCAATCCAAGCCCATCGATTTCGGTCGGCCCGTTCGGGCCATCCGCCTGTTTGGCGATGCGCTTTCCCATCGTGTCGATGTCAGAACGGTCACGGTATGCCTGGTTTTGCTTGCCCTCGCGCTCGCCATTGCCTTGATCACTTTGGCCAGCGGCGAGTATCAGGTGCCCTTGCCCGACGTTGTCGGGGCGCTGTTCGGGCAGGCCGAAGGGCGCGTCCACATGGTGGTGGTCGAATGGCGCCTGCCGCGCACGGCGCTGGCGCTGGTCCTGGGCGCAGCGCTGGGCATTGGCGGCGCCATCTTCCAGTCGCTCACTCGCAATCCCCTCGGCAGCCCCGACGTCATCGGCTTCGATGCCGGCGCATATAGCGGTGCGCTCGTCATCATCATTCTGATGCAGGGCGGCTACTATCTGGTGGCCGGTGGTGCACTGCTCGGCGGTTTGCTCACCGCGCTTCTCGTCTGTTTCCTGGCCTATAGCCGTGGCGTGCAGGGCTTCCGCCTCATCATCGTAGGCATCGGCGTTTCCGCCATGCTCAATTCCCTCAATACCTGGATGTTGCTGCGCGCCAAGCTCGAAGTGGCCATGGCTGCCGCCATCTGGGGGGCCGGCTCTCTCAACGGGTTGGGGCTCGATCGGCTGGGGCCCGCCACCTTGGTGTTGGCGGTGCTGATCCCGCTCGCCCTGTTGATGAGCCGGCCCATGGCCCAACTCGAGCTGGGCGACGATGCAGCCCGCGCGCTCGGCGTCAATGCCGAGCGCACGCGATTGGCGCTGCTGGTGCTCGGCGTGGCGCTCACCGCCACGGTTACCGCGACCGCGGGCCCAATCGGTTTCGTCGCGCTTGCCGCGCCGCAACTGGCGCGACGTATCACCGGCTCTGCCGGCGTCGCCATGCTGCCGGCGGCGGCAATGGGCGCTCTGTTGCTGGCCGCAGCCGACTATCTGGCGCAACGCGCTTTCGCGCCGACGCAACTGCCCGTCGGCATCGTCACCGTCAGCCTGGGCGGCGTCTATTTCGTCTGGCTGCTGCTGCGCGAAGCGCGGCGGCAATAA
- a CDS encoding ABC transporter ATP-binding protein, whose amino-acid sequence MNRHDPALSAGEPRLFAEGTTIGYDNRVISKELSVSIPDRSFTVIVGANACGKSTLLRALSRLIKPSAGRVVLDGQAIGSYPAKEVARRLGLLPQTSIAPEGITVADLIARGRYPHQKLLRQWSREDEAAVISAMEATKVTELSHRLVDELSGGQRQRVWVAMVLAQETPLLLLDEPTTFLDITHQIELLELLEGLNRRDGQTIVAVLHDLNHACRYASHIIAMRDGAVIAEGPPREIVTAELVEAVFGLPCIIIDDPIAHTPLVIPRGSTPQP is encoded by the coding sequence ATGAACCGACACGATCCCGCCCTCAGTGCCGGCGAGCCGCGCCTCTTCGCCGAAGGCACCACTATCGGCTACGACAACCGAGTGATCTCCAAAGAGCTCTCGGTCTCCATCCCCGACCGCTCCTTCACCGTCATCGTCGGCGCCAATGCCTGCGGCAAGTCCACCTTGTTGCGTGCCCTGTCGCGCCTGATCAAGCCAAGCGCGGGCAGGGTGGTACTCGACGGGCAGGCCATTGGCTCGTATCCGGCCAAGGAAGTCGCTCGTCGCCTGGGCCTTCTGCCACAAACCTCCATTGCCCCCGAGGGTATTACCGTCGCCGATCTCATCGCGCGTGGCCGCTACCCGCACCAGAAGCTGCTGCGCCAGTGGTCGCGCGAAGACGAGGCAGCCGTAATATCAGCCATGGAGGCGACCAAGGTCACCGAGCTGTCCCATCGCCTTGTCGACGAGCTTTCAGGCGGCCAGCGTCAGCGCGTCTGGGTCGCCATGGTGCTGGCGCAGGAAACCCCGCTTCTGCTGCTCGACGAACCAACCACCTTCCTCGACATCACCCACCAGATCGAGCTGCTCGAACTGCTCGAAGGCCTCAATCGCCGCGACGGCCAGACAATCGTCGCCGTGCTGCATGATCTCAACCACGCCTGCCGCTATGCCAGCCACATCATCGCCATGCGCGACGGCGCCGTCATCGCCGAGGGCCCGCCGCGCGAGATCGTGACGGCCGAGCTGGTCGAAGCAGTGTTTGGCCTGCCCTGCATCATTATCGACGACCCCATCGCCCACACCCCGCTGGTCATTCCGCGCGGATCGACACCCCAGCCCTGA